A genomic window from Indioceanicola profundi includes:
- the betI gene encoding choline-binding transcriptional repressor BetI, producing MPKVGLQPIRRRQLISATIEAIHAYGYDETTMARIAARAGLSPGIITHYFGGKDELLEATMRSLLTDFQRLVVKGLQERTEPMDRISAIVSASFDETQCTPQVVAAWLAFWAQVPHHPGLARLQRTYRLRLHSNLRRELGRLGLPPESREELAELTGGLIDGIWMRSALSGTGLDTVRARRTVLGSLRLHLAALGVG from the coding sequence ATGCCCAAAGTCGGCTTACAGCCAATCCGTAGACGCCAGTTGATCAGCGCGACTATCGAGGCGATCCACGCATATGGATATGATGAGACGACCATGGCCAGAATTGCGGCCAGGGCTGGCTTGTCCCCTGGAATCATTACGCATTATTTTGGTGGAAAGGATGAGTTGCTGGAAGCGACCATGCGGTCGCTGCTCACCGACTTTCAGCGTCTGGTCGTCAAGGGTTTGCAGGAGCGGACGGAGCCGATGGACCGCATCTCGGCCATCGTCTCCGCCAGTTTCGATGAAACCCAGTGCACGCCGCAGGTGGTGGCGGCCTGGCTCGCCTTCTGGGCCCAGGTGCCGCACCACCCCGGGCTGGCCCGGCTGCAACGCACCTACCGGCTGCGGTTGCATTCCAACCTGCGGCGCGAGTTGGGCCGGCTGGGGCTTCCGCCGGAGAGCCGGGAAGAGTTGGCAGAGCTGACCGGCGGACTGATCGACGGCATCTGGATGCGTTCGGCCCTGTCCGGAACCGGGCTGGACACCGTGCGCGCCCGCCGCACCGTGCTGGGAAGCCTGCGGCTGCATCTGGCGGCGCTGGGCGTGGGCTGA